In Eleginops maclovinus isolate JMC-PN-2008 ecotype Puerto Natales chromosome 19, JC_Emac_rtc_rv5, whole genome shotgun sequence, the sequence ATGCCTTTCTGACATATGATACCACAATAAGACTTATTATTACTTCTTATGATTATGACATAGATGATATGTTTTATGACATACTACATTATGACATTTCTATGACATACTGCACTATGACCTTTTATGATATGCTccaaaatgatattaaaaacCATAGAATCTAAATGTAATGGCAATTATATTAACACAAGCCATAAACCTTAACACGCATTACTGATCCCTCGCATCGGTCTGCTCTACCACGGTTAAAGGCTAAACATAAAGGCTAAAGGGACTGATACCAATGCAAGTGAGATAGCCGGACCTCATTAATACCCAGAATGCTcttcatacatttaaaagctgcagTCACATCCTTAAATATCCCCACCCTCTCCATCTTTTCTCCCCTCCCTCAGACTCTCTCTGCTCTGGTGAAACTGATGAAGGAGTGTTGGTACCAGAACCCCTCTGCCCGGCTAACGGCGCTGCGCATCAAGAAAACCCTGGACAAGATCCACAGCTCTCTGGAGAAGGGCAAGGAGTCGTGAGGGGGAGAGGAGCATCGGGGGAAGCCGCCTCATGAGCGCAAACAAGAGCCCCGTGTTTGTGAAACGAAAAAGGACGATAGAGGGGGGTGCAAACGGAGAACCAGTTGTTCAGGTGTCACCCAGCCTCACCCTTCTCTTGCTCACTTTCACTGTGGTTGCCTTCCAccgacctccccccccccccccccgacgaGATCACAGACGTTTGGACCTGCCTTTGTTACAGGACACACACCGTGGCCCCTTGTGCTTGCACTGACCTGAACTGCAGACTGTTACTGAGCGTGAAGAACATGGATGGCATATTGTAGTACTCCATCCCAACGCTTTAACGcccactgctctctctctctcacacacacacacacacacacacacacacacacacacacacacacacacacacacacacacacacacacacacacacacacacacacacacacacacacacacacagctatatTTTCTGATCCCCAGCCAGTGTCTTTTGGCCTGTGTTCGTGGCTTTCTGCTCAGAGACAATCAGAAGTGTTTCACTCATTTAGCTTTACAAAAACATGCCAAccattgtcacacacacacacacacacacacacaaggaaaagAGCCAATGGAACTaagatgtgtttcttttttaacttcttttcAAATGGTATGATATTTATTAAACTCCACTGCGACCACACTACTGAGAACATGTCAGACAGactttatacatatatataggCAGTTACTGTACTGGACTCTACACACATTGTCTTTATTGGAACTAGTATTTGTGGAGAAATAGAGGGAAAAAGTAGGAAATAGTTTCTCGCTGAGcttgtttgttgtatttaaaaagaaataggaTACGGTACTACAGATACTTGATTACTACAGATAAACAGGAAGTACCTGCCAATATGCATACATCTGTTTCTTATAATATGAGTATGATCCTCTCTTCAATCACAGTGGAAGCTCGCAGAATAGTTCCATTAACAACTCTTCTCCCatcatgcaacacacacaatctcctgaataacaaacacaaactctgtcaacatttgttccatttttattcaagatttatttaaaaacagataaagttGCCTCGGTGTGCGATTACAAATCTTTGCAAAGCTGggtttgttttggaaaaatgttgctttgtcttttttatatgtaataaaacatttactgcaCTCTCGCCTCTGATTTTATAAAAGATAGACATTTAGTTGCCAGTTTAAACGGTCCTTTAAATAAATCTCATCTTGATTAAGgtttgatttcagttttgtctaaattacaaattaattattattttgattcaaCTCGTGTAGGAGGATACCTTTTGTGTGattctgaaaaatgtttattatattgCCCACTTATATCACTTAGGGTAGATTTAAAAAACCTCCTATGATTCAGTTCGACAGCACACTGAAAAGTCGAGTTGCATTAgactgtgaaaatgtaattgaaaagaAATCACAATTTATACAAACAATGACACTCAGACCACAGCGCCCATTGTCCAATGCTGAAATCACATGCTTCAAACTACAGTCAGGTTCATATGTACATTGATATTGtactcattttaaaatacaaaactttGAACTGTATATCCCCACATTGTTGTATCCAGTTCCTTGTATTGGCCTGCTCGGGATTTTACAGATAATTGTAATGCATCGATTATACATCTATTAATGGTCCTTCTTTTAAGACCTACACTGGTTTCTATGGAATAAGGAGTGTTTCACACTTTCAGTGTGAGTGACGGTGGTAGGTGGTAATGTTCAGTGTTAACATCACTTGTGGTATTCTAAGAGACTTCCGCAGGGCATGATTTAACACCTTGTTGAAGCGGTTGATCTGCCAGTAAAACTTTCTGCATACAACAATGAAGGTACTCTCAACACTTGCACCAaatgtggacaaaatgtatCACAAGTAAGGGCCTGATGTTCCATAGAAACATGGTAATAAAGTAGTAGCTAAAATGCATTAACTGTCTGCATACACACGCTCTTAACCCACAGCAATGACACAGTTTGGGGTCATTTAAGGTCGTCCGGTAGAGTCTTGTATGGGTTGAGGATGCCCTTAGGGTCCAGCATGGCCTTGATGTTCCCCATCAGAGACACAGCCGAGCTGGGTTTGCTGTAGTAGATGTAGTTCCTCTTCTTCAGGCCCAGGCCGTGCTCTGCACTGATGCTGCCGTTACAGCCAGCCGTCCACTCGTACACGAAGGGCTCGATGGCAGCGAGAAGAGCGGGGTCCTTGGCAGCAGAGGTCACATTCAAGTGGAGATTTCCATCACCTAAAAGCACAGATGGACAGAGATGGTGGAAGAGTGAGGTGTGTCTAAACCACTTAAATACTAAACTCAGGATAGGTATTTTTTATACAAATCTTACAGTATCTCTTGCTAGCAGGCCACCTTTTGACGTCGAAATATTAGACACTTTTTCAAGTCTTTCCATCATTTGGTCTTACCTACGTGTCCGTATCCCACCACACTCTTGGCTCGGTCCCCCAGGTGCTCCCTCATGTCCGTAACCAGCTGGTAGATCCGCTCCACAGGAAGTGAGATGTCGTACTTATAGGTGAAGCCGTCATGAGTCAGCGCCTCGGTGACACGCTCACGCATTGACCATAGAGCCTGAAAAGTTGATTGCATCATTGTAATTTGTATCCAAACCGAGGTTTTAAACAAAGATGAGGAAAAAGAGCGGTTGATAATCGAGTCCACATAAAGATATTAACTAAAGAACATTACTACGATAAACCATGAGGATTTCAATTCAGAACAACAAGAAAGGGGCTGACTTATTCACTTCAAAAAAGACCAGATTCAACACTGTATTCTCTTTACTTTCCAATGTGTTGTAGATTAGAAACAATACCCTTATTTTTGAGTCTTCAGTTGCCACAGTCCCATCAGTAACCAACAATGACGTCATTGCCTCCTCTAAGAAATTGTGGAGTTTCTCCCCGTCATGTGTTGAGTCGGATCCAGATGTTTCGATGACGACGTAGAACGGACAATCTGCAAGATGGAGGGAAAaatgtgtcgtgtgtgtgtgcgtttcaTTGCTTATAAactaatatgtgtgtgtatttgtgtgtgtttgcctacCAGAGATGGGATTGTGTAGTTTGAGGTGTGTATTCAGCAGCCTCATACACTCACTGTCCAGGAATTCAAAGGCTGATAGAATTTCTCCCAGCATGCCTCTGGAGAGCTGAAATGTCTTCAGCAGCTGCTCAAACGTCTCGCAGCctgaaaagaaataaagagaataaaataattcGACACAAGCTGATTATGACGTAATTTAAATGGATTGTCACACAGTATCCCTAACTTTCCGCATACGTTTGCCAATATTAATCTCAGATAAAATAATCTTACCAAGAAAAACCACATTAACAGATTTGGGTTTCTTTGGACAGAGGATGGACACTGCAGTGATGACCCCCAGTGTGCCCTCAGAGCCTATGAACAGCTGTTTGAGGTCATATCCTGTGTTGTCTTTCCGCAGCGTGGCCAAGCAGTCCAGCACTCGCCCATCTGCCAACACCTGAACATGACACATACGCACAGTGTTTCTATCCTtcagctttttttaatacaatatttGTTGGTCATTCAATTACTCACCACTTCCAGACCCAGCACAGTCCCGTGTAAGGAGCCGTATCGCAGCAGCCGGAGTCCACCTGCATTCGTTGCCACGTTTCCCCCAATATGGCAACTGCCTTTTGCACCCAGATCAAGTGGCATAATGTAGTCTCTCTCTTCCAGGTGAAGGGACAATGTCTCCAAGACACAGCCTGCCTGACAGGTCAGAATGCCTGATGAAGGAGGAAAGGGGTGGACAAAatgctgtaaatattttttCGGAAAAGGCAGGCAGCTCATTTTGAAAGCTTCAGTATTTACCAGAGATGCTGTCAAAGGTGAGGATGTTGTTCATAAGGCCAGTGGAGAGGATGATTTCATCATAAACCGGCACGCTGCCCCCAACCAGCCCAGTGTTGCCTCCTTGAGGGTTCACTGCCAGGTTACGACTGTTACAATACCTAGGTGGGGGGAGTAAAACAAATTTAACTCCCTTATAAACCACTGACTTATGTATTTGTCCATCTACACACTATTTGGTTTTTACTTGAGAATTTGAGAAACTTCTTCAGTTGTTTGAGGTCTCAGCAACAACTCACTGGAACCTGCAGACGATGTTAAAAACAGAGGAATTCCAGATAAGGATATACCCATCAGTGAGGTGgtctaagaaaataaatcttcagGCGAAATGAGTTGAATTAACTTCACCTTTCACTGTCTTGAGCCAATCCACATTACTGGACTCCAGCAGGTCCGGGTCAGTGACGGCTCTGCCTGGTAGGATCTTCCTGAAAAAGGCTAAATCTTCCTGCGTTATTCTGGAGAAAGGCAGCCTGTCTGGGGCTGCAGCAGGGGACGGCTTGGGCCCGTCCTTCCCAGTGTGCAGCTTTCGACAGCAGATTCCAAACTGCCATGAGGTAGAGGGCAGAAATGGGCAGTGGAGGTCCAGAGGTGAATGTCTCGCTGTGACTGTCGATGAGAGGGGGCTTTGGGGGACAAGATGCCTGAGGGCTCTCTGCAGCCTTAGTGATCTTTGGAAGATCCCTGCCATGACTGGAGTTAAAGTGGAAAAACAAGCTAAAGTGGGATAAATATTAAGACAGAAACTGGTTAAATTCTCAATGAAGTTGATattctaaaaaatataaacaaaaacactaaaatcctttaaaaaaaagtggtgcCCTGCTTGTCAAGAActacaatattacattttgagtCATTAGGTCACAGCTTTAGGAAAACACTATAGAATACTATGTCACAAGAATTCACAGTATAGCATAGCCAAAGAAACATCAGAAATCCAAAAAGGTCATGGTATAGTATGATGTAAAATAATCAGTCATGGTATGTCCAAAATTGTATTACGTTGAATATATTAGAAAATACCATGTAGTATTATatcttgaaaatattttttgaaaactacctttattatgttttatgtcACAGCATACTTGTGTTCTTTGAATGCACCATTGCATTGTTATTGCAATTAGGAAATAAATAGTTTCTAAGTTTGCAAATCGTTATCCCTAGAAAGGGGCATTTACCTATTATGTTAGAGAACAGCCTGCAAAATGGCACTGCGTTTCATCCCTGTTCTGGCAACAATATAGTTTAATTTCGGGAGATATAAACAGGCTTAACCACAACTGTAAttacagttagcttagcttgatTAGCACACAGTTTGGTATGACTTAAGGGAGCcatatctttttatttactcACCATAAACGTTCAGCTATCAGCCAGCATGTTTTCGAGAGTGTGCCTTTCTTCCTGTTATATCTCCGTGAGAAATATGTCACGAAGTTCAAGGGCAGTGAAGTTACTTATGCATGCCACAGTAAGTGTATACAACTAGCATGTTTTGCTATTGAAAGGTGAAAGGTAGTAGAGCTGAcaatggaccaatcagaagaCTTCTTTGAGATTGAACCAATAGCTGTGAGCCTTTCATCGTGACTGTACAGCCAATGATAACTGTGGAAAACAAAGTCACTCCACCGCAGATTTAGAACAACAATAAAAGAGTTAATACATCACTTTTTATACCACCACGAGGGAGCCTCTTTCTTCCCCACGTGCTGTCTGGACTGGAAtcaaaaatattgcttttttttttaatgtaatccCGGGACAGTTTTCCTTTCATGGGATAAATTGGATAAGGACTTGTATTTAAGTGATCCAAACATGACTGGCATGCAAATGTCTGACCAAAAATGCGCTGACTAACCCCACCTCTGATATGTATGAAGTTATTCCTGAAAGTTCATCCGGTTACATCCGGGAATATCGAACCCCAATTATTTAATTTCAAGGGTATTTATGATAAATCCGGAGGTATTTAAAACTACTTTTGACATACATTACCTCTAACCGACAACATAGTAAACTACTAACCAACACTAATGACATTTTGAGATACAATTACTTCTGTCTTTAATAGAGCACAGATGCATGTCCTTTAAATATTTAGACTTAATAACATGgacattttcttaaaaatgcACCGCTTGAGATTTTGTTGTAAACCATCACAAATGGACAAGCCTTTTTTCttcaattcaaaaacaactgTGAACAAGAGAGAATAGGGTAAGCGCCATTAGAATCTAAAAGCTTGGCAATCAATCGGTTAATAATCAGAAGGATTAAGACTTTATGCTAACACTCTTAAGACACTTGCATACACAAAGTAATCTACACCTTCTGTAACAGCATTTAGTTTTGCTGTGCCTAATGTGTGCTGGCTTGTCTCTTTGactattaaaacatttctaaaatactAGTTTATTACTCTCTGGAAAAAGACTCTATTTTATTCCAGtacattcattcatcaatctgAGGTCATTTACATCATTTCCTAAttatatttcaacttttttagTAATAACTGCATGAAAGTTTGGACCGCCCTTATCATAAATAAgtcaaagataaaacaaaatgaagacaaatgaatttatttaaaagtctgacaacatttctctatCCCATGCATGTTGAAAACACAAAGCATGCAACCGCAATCTCAGCATACAGTAAGAATGGTCTGTAACTTTCTGtactttgataaaaaaaacagttatcATTCTGTGAATTCCCTGAATACAACTTCCAGTTAACATTGTGGTTAATATAACAGTCTCCAGTACTCTTGGAAATCCACATTAAGGATAACAGCGGTGGAATACTATGAATCCAGTCTGGGATTAGAAAACCATTTCAGGCACTGGCAATACTTTCAGGAGTGATTACTGAGCAGATCAGGTGTGAACGGAGGAGAACTGACACAATCTCCATTCACCCATCCTACAGTACAGTCGCTTCTCAGGATGATTCCCAGCAGTTATTCTGTCTGGGTATGTACATTATGAAGTTGTCTCGTGCTTTCCTAAACGTTGAAGCTGACAGaacacaaacacccacatggTTTCACTTAAACCATTTTAACCCCTCAAAAATACTATAATGATTGACAGGAATatacatatcatttttttttatattagcaCCTCATCTCCACATAAAGctcattgcattttttaaattgagaaCATAGTTGTAGCTTCAGGAGCGTTTATAAAACCTTTGTTACTCCTTCTGACCTTAGCAGTATTGGTTCACCATAGTAGCAGCCCAGTGGTTCAAAGATTTCTTCCATCTTGTAGGAAAATATCTCATATTACAGTTATGCTTTTCTTATAGTTCCACGTCTGCTCAGCACAAATGATCCCCATCCTCAGGGACATTTCCAGCAGGACTTCTGAATTTACGTTTAGCCCTGAAGGCCGAAGATTCGCAGTCCTTTGCTTCAGCATCGTGAACCTGTCCCGCCTCAGGATCATCGTTGTATCTCTTTTGAGTTCACCGGTCCCACAGTCAGACCTGCTGCTGGTCGTACTCTGATATGAGCTTCTTGATGTGGGCCAGTTTGTTGTGTAGATATTCGCAGCGAGTCTTGTCCTTGTTGTAGTTAGGGTTGGACTAAACAAGGGGAGAAGATGAAGATAGTATTTagcaaagaaaaagaggagtGGAGTTCCTCAATGCAGCGAGATAGGAAAGATAtagctgctttaaaaatgttgttaccTTTTTAATTTTGCGATACTCCTGGAGAATTTGATTACGAACCGTCTGCGAGAGAAGAAGAATGAATTAATAACGGTAGACATTTATATAACTTTTATCGCGTGTAGTGTATCCAATGTTTCTaataatatatgtgtgtgacaaaaaatgcaaaacctAAATCCTTCCTAGACATTTTCTTAAAGCATGTAACGCTGctcctttaaaacatttctttacagaTATGTTGAGGAAGGAAATGTATTCCAACACATTTGttagatttaaaaacacaacctcTGAGTTTATGACAGAAGTGTTCGaatgaatcatttattatttttatgaaatgaaCACTAAAACATGCAGATGATGCTTGCACGGGACGAGGGATTTTTCTAAACGTACATTTAAGTATCTCCTTAAATGCGTCTATGACTGAAGTAATGTAACATACAGCTCCCGAAAAATAGAGACcgctccaaatgtttctttaatctttatctctacatgtgtggcagccattcctctgtctgttgaattccaaattgtcagtagtttatagaatacaataaaactcaaagacatgtctataaataataaaaccagagaaactgatattGCTGAagaggtctcttaattctttccaCGGCTGTGAGTCTTTAAGTTAAGAGCTTTTTCACCTTGTATTTATGTGATCCTTGGTGTAGCTCTTTGAGCTGCGCGTCCAGCTCCATGAACTGCCGCGTCACTCCGTCAATACGAGCGTGTAGATCCCTGTACTCGTTGTACTCCGTGTTGAAGTCCTGCTTGTAGCTCTGTCTCGTTTCATGGCTGCAAATGGCTGTGTACGTCCTGTGCAGAGAACATGAAAGAGCATCAGACCACTACAGTACCCACCTACAGAACCTACTAAAAATCTGATTAGTACTGCTAAACAATTGGTATGGAGATCATGGACAAAAAAATCACCATTACAACCCTGacaactacattttaaaactagaAATAGTATGTTTGATCATCTTGTTAGAGTAAAAGGTTTGTGAGTTGTTTGTTTACTTACAATAAAAAGTCTTCTTTGTCATTGTCTTCTTGAAGCACTTCAGATTGAAACAAGATTTCACTCGGCCCTGAAAGAAAAGTgagaaatgtcaaacaatgtgaaaatattaaacattttacatttgaagtcatttgtctgtcatgtttagttttttgaaatgtcactATTAATCATGtggctaaaaaaaataaaaggaacagGATGGGAATATAACAATAGGGCATTGGAAAGCTTGGAATATGTAGTTCCACTGTGAATAAACAGGGTAAGGGGATAGGAAGGGACTCGCTAACAGCACTCACCTATGCTGTCCATGGTGACTTTATCGTTTGGATCGTCTGAGCTGTgatcctttctctttcttttcttgtctcTCGTCCTATCCTTCTCcttgacaaacaaaaaaagatctcAATTACTACCATATCGAGGGAAACAAAAGccttaaactaaataaaaagtggTTTGCGAACCTGATCACTGTGCTTGTGTTTGCTCTTCTTCCTTTTGATGGTGTGTCTGTGCAGGTCAGGCACCGTCAGAGGAGACGGAGGGCGATCAGAGTTGGGTGGAGGAGAGTCTTTTATGACTTTGGGTTCCTCTTGAAGAACCGGTGTTGGTTCTAGCCTCTCGGCCACCTCCGCTTTCCGCTGACACGCTGCTGACAGGGAGTCAATAAGCTGTCGAGGATCAAGCGAGTCCCTTTGCCCGTCGTTCCCTTTCACTTCTGTGGCGTCTTGAAAAGCTGCTTGTTCTGACGGCCTCGCTCTTGACTTCTTGTCAGCTGTTTTGCAGGAAAAGCGGGATATCCTGGGCTTCTTATTCGCCAGAGGGTCGGTGTATTCCTCTGGCAGGGAAGGTTTTGGGCGGTGCGCTGGGGAGGAGTTGGGGGTATCTCTTAGGGGACTGACCTGAGCCTCTGGGACGGTGAGGAGGTTCTGTTGTGGCTGAAATAGTCTCCTGCACAGAAAGGATAAGATGATTAATATAGACGACATAAAGACTacaatcatttacatttattttgcatatttagttaaaaaaacacagtatgTACATATTAGGTAGAATATGAATTATAACTTCTATCTTAATTCATGACCTCTGTTTAATTGACATTGTAATATAGCCCTAGCCTGAAAACgttaaactatttttttctatttcagtcCTTCTGTAGGGCAGTGTGATCCTCACAGTTCTTGAGAAGTTGCTACGATATGAACATGGTAGCGTGGATCTCATCTGTGTTACCTGACAAGGATGCGTTTCAGCAGCTGCTGGTCTCCTGAGGTGTATCCTGGCCAGTCCTTGTGCAGCTCCTTATACAGAGCGTCCTTCAGGACCATTGTTTTGTCTCTACTGTTGAGCTGACCAACctgtgtacaaatacacacagaaacac encodes:
- the LOC134881621 gene encoding RNA polymerase II elongation factor ELL-like, whose protein sequence is MSALKENQCYGLSSSKLSNGANVSVFHVKLTDSAARAICSFHNGKGWSSRPTISFNGSKGRISVPCSENRDDCRVFTFGLTSVARDNPNGSFDCFQQLCTGAAEELSCLGVIQRKMTVNATDDSYDKARQSMAQAEEETRSRGAIVIKQGGRFQGKKVTVRAPNPALASLTKPRQAPQSLLSNIKRRVQVPESKPKKGPCASHRKSVGDVQERPLRERVTHLLALRPFKRPELILRLQRDGLTAGDKDMLDSVLMEVGQLNSRDKTMVLKDALYKELHKDWPGYTSGDQQLLKRILVRRLFQPQQNLLTVPEAQVSPLRDTPNSSPAHRPKPSLPEEYTDPLANKKPRISRFSCKTADKKSRARPSEQAAFQDATEVKGNDGQRDSLDPRQLIDSLSAACQRKAEVAERLEPTPVLQEEPKVIKDSPPPNSDRPPSPLTVPDLHRHTIKRKKSKHKHSDQEKDRTRDKKRKRKDHSSDDPNDKVTMDSIGPSEILFQSEVLQEDNDKEDFLLTYTAICSHETRQSYKQDFNTEYNEYRDLHARIDGVTRQFMELDAQLKELHQGSHKYKTVRNQILQEYRKIKKSNPNYNKDKTRCEYLHNKLAHIKKLISEYDQQQV
- the d2hgdh gene encoding D-2-hydroxyglutarate dehydrogenase, mitochondrial, whose protein sequence is MAGIFQRSLRLQRALRHLVPQSPLSSTVTARHSPLDLHCPFLPSTSWQFGICCRKLHTGKDGPKPSPAAAPDRLPFSRITQEDLAFFRKILPGRAVTDPDLLESSNVDWLKTVKGSSELLLRPQTTEEVSQILKYCNSRNLAVNPQGGNTGLVGGSVPVYDEIILSTGLMNNILTFDSISGILTCQAGCVLETLSLHLEERDYIMPLDLGAKGSCHIGGNVATNAGGLRLLRYGSLHGTVLGLEVVLADGRVLDCLATLRKDNTGYDLKQLFIGSEGTLGVITAVSILCPKKPKSVNVVFLGCETFEQLLKTFQLSRGMLGEILSAFEFLDSECMRLLNTHLKLHNPISDCPFYVVIETSGSDSTHDGEKLHNFLEEAMTSLLVTDGTVATEDSKIRALWSMRERVTEALTHDGFTYKYDISLPVERIYQLVTDMREHLGDRAKSVVGYGHVGDGNLHLNVTSAAKDPALLAAIEPFVYEWTAGCNGSISAEHGLGLKKRNYIYYSKPSSAVSLMGNIKAMLDPKGILNPYKTLPDDLK